A section of the Engraulis encrasicolus isolate BLACKSEA-1 chromosome 8, IST_EnEncr_1.0, whole genome shotgun sequence genome encodes:
- the LOC134454817 gene encoding serum amyloid P-component-like has product MCTTRDLTGKMFTFPAESNTAHVVLVPPTQIRTLTAVTVCLRFFSDLTSRAQPLFSLTTRANIDNVFLIMKETNNNYNIWVNDMYVTFKAMEDIQNQWNSVCATWDSKTGLAQLWVNGKPSARKGVNRGRTISEEASIVLGQDQDSFGGGFNKGDSFEGMLTDVHMWDSVLSYSELALYMNRIPLTHNGNVINWESLDFTYEGYVIVEDQVSSMI; this is encoded by the exons atgtgtaccactaggg ATCTCACAGGAAAGATGTTCACTTTTCCTGCGGAGTCTAATACTGCTCATGTCGTCCTGGTACCACCAACCCAAATCAGGACCCTAACcgctgtgactgtctgtctgcgttTCTTCTCTGATCTAACCAGTAGAGCTCAGCCCCTCTTCTCTTTAACAACCCGGGCAAATATAGATAACGTATTCCTCATCATGAAAGAAaccaacaacaactacaacataTGGGTGAACGACATGTATGTGACATTCAAGGCAATGGAGGACATTCAAAATCAGTGGAATTCAGTCTGTGCTACTTGGGATTCCAAGACAGGCCTAGCGCAGCTTTGGGTCAACGGCAAACCAAGCGCAAGAAAAGGAGTGAATCGTGGACGCACCATCTCGGAAGAAGCCAGTATCGTCCTGGGTCAAGATCAGGACAGTTTTGGAGGGGGATTTAATAAAGGGGACTCTTTTGAGGGCATGCTCACAGATGTTCACATGTGGGATTCGGTTCTTTCTTATTCTGAGCTCGCTTTGTACATGAACCGCATTCCACTGACACACAATGGCAATGTGATCAATTGGGAGTCACTGGACTTCACTTATGAGGGCTATGTGATTGTAGAGGACCAAGTGAGTAGTATGATTTGA